The segment GCCAAGCGCGTGCACGCGAGCCAGTGGGACCAGATGGATGACGAAGCCGTCATCGCCGAACTTGTGCAAATCCGCGGCATCGGCCGCTGGACAGCCGAGATGTTTCTGATATTTAATCTGCTCCGGCCGAATGTCTTGCCGCTCGACGACCCCGGTTTGATCCAGGGCATCAGTGTCAATTACTTCTCCGGCGAACCTGTTTCCCGCAGCGATGCGCGCGAAGTTTCCGCCAATTGGGAACCGTGGCGCACCGTGGCGACGTGGTATCTGTGGCGCAGTCTCGACCCTGCAGCCGCTCCTGCCGCACCCGATGCAGCCCCCGGCGCAGCAGCCGGTACGGTAAAATAAACATAGATGACGCCGCGCGCCCTGGCGCCGTGGCCGGTAAAACCTGGAGGTACAATGACTAAAACGACTTTCCTCAATTTTGAACAGCCGATCGCGGAACTCGATTCCAAGATCGAAGAGTTGCGCTTCGTGCAAGACGATTCGGCCGTCGACATCTCGGAAGAGATCGACCGCCTGGCCAAGAAGAGCCAGCAGCTGACCAAGGATATCTACGCCAAGCTGACCCCTTGGCAAGTGGCGCAGATCGCGCGCCACCCGCAACGCCCCTACACCATGGATTATGTGAATGAAATCTTTACCGATTTCCACGAATTGCATGGTGACCGCAGCTACGCGGACGATCTGTCCGTCGTCGGCGGCCTGGCCCGCTTCAACGGCCAGCCGTGCATGGTCATCGGTCACCAGAAGGGTCGCGACACGAAAGAGCGCGCCATGCGCAATTTCGGCATGCCGAAACCGGAAGGCTACCGCAAGGCCATGCGCCTGATGAAAGTGGCGGAAAAGTTCAACTTGCCCATCTTCACCTTCGTCGACACGCCAGGCGCCTTCCCCGGTATCGACGCGGAAGAGCGCGGCCAGTCGGAAGCCATCGGCCACAACCTGTACGTGATGGCCGAGCTGAAAGTGCCGCTGATCGCTACCATCATCGGTGAAGGCGGTTCCGGCGGCGCGCTGGCCATTGCCGTGGGCGACGCCGTGCTGATGCTGCAATACTCGACCTATGCCGTGATTTCGCCGGAAGGCTGCGCCTCGATCCTGTGGAAGAGCGCCGAGCGCGCCGCCGACGCGGCCGAAGCGCTGGGCCTCACCGCCCACCGCCTGAAAGCCATGGGCCTGATCGACAAGATCATCAACGAACCGCTGGGCGGCGCCCACCGCGATCCGAAGCAGATGGCCACCTTGCTCAAGCGCGCACTGGCCGACACCCTGCGCCAGTTCCACGGCATGAAAACCAAGGACCTGCTGGCCGCGCGCCACGAAAAACTGCTGAGCTACGGCAAGTTCAAGGAAACGACGCCGAGCGAGTAAGCCATCGCTGGTCGG is part of the Janthinobacterium sp. 67 genome and harbors:
- a CDS encoding acetyl-CoA carboxylase carboxyltransferase subunit alpha, whose translation is MTKTTFLNFEQPIAELDSKIEELRFVQDDSAVDISEEIDRLAKKSQQLTKDIYAKLTPWQVAQIARHPQRPYTMDYVNEIFTDFHELHGDRSYADDLSVVGGLARFNGQPCMVIGHQKGRDTKERAMRNFGMPKPEGYRKAMRLMKVAEKFNLPIFTFVDTPGAFPGIDAEERGQSEAIGHNLYVMAELKVPLIATIIGEGGSGGALAIAVGDAVLMLQYSTYAVISPEGCASILWKSAERAADAAEALGLTAHRLKAMGLIDKIINEPLGGAHRDPKQMATLLKRALADTLRQFHGMKTKDLLAARHEKLLSYGKFKETTPSE